From the genome of Sporomusa sphaeroides DSM 2875:
ATACCAGATTGTTGCCGGTTCCGGCTTTGTAGTTGTTCTGACAGACATACGCGGCTACATTATGGAAATACTTGGCGATAAAGATACATTAAAGAACCCCATGACGGTGAGTTTTTTTCAAGGGGCAAACTGGAGTGAAAAGGAAGCAGGCACGAATGCCATCGGTACGGCCCTGGTTACCAGAAAGCCGATTCAGGTATCCGGTTCGGAGCATTACTGCCGGAAGCATCATTGTCTGACCTGCTCGGCAGCCCCTATTCTTGACGAAAAGGGGAAAGTATTAGGAATCCTGGACGTTTCCGGGAAATCAACAGCGGCTCATCTCCATACCTTGGGGATGGTGGTGGCGGCAACTGAGGCTATTATGGCCCAGCTTGCCATCAGGAGAAAAAATAACGAATTACGTGTAATGAACAGTCGCCTGACAAATATTTTTAATACAATGTCTGACGGCGTAATTATGATTGATAATAATGGCGTTATCAGCGAACTGAATCCTGTTGCCAAAAAAATACTCGGTTTTGGGCCAACCAAGTTTGAGACCAAGCAGCCGCTGCAAGTAGAAAGTATCTTTGGCGCCCAAAGCACAATTATCAGAAGAATAATAACCTGCAAGGAATCCTGTGCAGACATTGAAATCATGTTGGATACCAACTGTGGGCTGAGTCATTATCTGGCGACCGGTGAACCTGTTGCTGATGAGCAGGGAGTGGTGACAGGCGGGGTTATTATTTTGCGGCCGATGAAACAAATTCAGAATTTAGTAAACCGGTTTAGCGGACACTATGGAACCTTAAAATTTAGTGATATTATCGGTGAGAGCAAAGCCATTCTGGAAGCTGTCCGGATAGCTTCTCTTGCCGCGACCTGTATATCCAGTGTGTTGCTCCAGGGTGAAAGCGGCACCGGTAAAGAAATATTTGCACAGGCTATCCATAATCGCAGTGACCGTTCTGCCGGACCCTTCATTGCGGTAAATTGCGGGGCAATCCCACGGGAACTGATTGGCAGTGAACTATTCGGCTATGAAGACGGAGCCTTTACCGGGGCTAAACGCGGGGGGAAACCGGGCAAATTTGAACTGGCCTGCGGCGGAACGCTGTTTTTGGATGAAATTGGTGACATGCCGTTAGAGCAGCAGGTAGCGCTCTTGCGGGTATTGCAGGAACGCAAAGTAAACCGGATTGGTTCGGATAAGGTAATACCTGTTGATGTCAGGGTGATTTGTGCCACCAACAAAAGCCTATTAAAAGAAGTGGAGAAAGGCACTTTCCGCAAAGACCTGTATTATCGATTGAATGTAATCGCCATCACAATACCGCCGCTCAGAGAACGCTCGGAGGATATTGTGCCGCTCTTTAATTATTTCCTCGACAGGCTGGATAAGCATGGGCGGAACTTCCGGGTGAGTCCGGCGGTAATTGAGCGGATTGTGCAATACGATTGGCCGGGAAATGTGCGCGAGCTTCAGAATGTGGTGGAGCGGATCGTCAGTCTGACAGAAGGAGAAATGGTAAATTTAATAAATTTGCCTAAAGAAATCTGTACCTGGCAGCCGACAAACCCGACTAGCCCAAATCCGGATAATGGCAATGGGTTTTATCCTGCCCGGCATGTGGTGGAAGTATGCCGCGGCCGGGAGGGGCGGCGTTTCCTGCTGGAGGAGAATGAAAGGCAGGAAATTCTTTCCCTGCTGTCCGCCCATAGAGGGAATGTGAGTTTGACAGCGCGTACGATGGGAGTTTCGCGCAATACCCTGTACAGGAAAATGAAACAATATGCGATATACAATTAAATAGAAAAGTGTCACTTGTGCGTGACACTTTTATGTGACACTTGTGAACATATTTAGGTACATGTAACAAAATCGTAAAGAACCAACTGCCCGAAAAGCAGCTGGTTCTTTACTTTTATGGGACATTTTACCATTGGTATAAATCTTGCAATGAATAATAGTACATACATAGTCAGGCAGCAAAGGCGGCTACTTACTCAGATTGTATTAGCTAAGGAGGATGGACGATGAAAGTAGTTCCCGTATACCAGGCAGAAGGCATGGTCCTTTGCCATGATGTTACTGAAATTATTCCGGGAAAACGCAAGGGAAAGGCCTTCAGGAAAGGACATGTAATTCGACGGGACGATATACCCAGATTGCTGACTATTGGCAAAGAAAATATTTATGTCTGGGAAGTAAATGAGCAAACCCTGCACGAAAATGATGCCGCGCTCAGATTTGCGCAGGCAATAGCCGGTCCGGGTTTGTCGCTGGCCGAGGCTTCTGAGGGGAAAGTTGAAATAACAGCCAGTATTCGCGGCTTGCTAAAAATAAATGGCGAAGCACTGGAACGGATTAATGATATTGAGCAAGTGGCAGCAGCTACCTTGCATTCAAATCAAATAGTAGATGCCGGGAAAAAGGTGGCAGGCTGCAAAATTATTCCTTTGGTGATTGGCAATGAGAAGCTTAAGCAAATTGAGCAGATCGGTATTGACTGTTATCCGGTAGTGGAAGTCAAACCCTTACAGGCTTGCAAGGTGGGGGTGGTGACTACCGGCAGTGAAGTTTATCATGGCCGGATTACAGATTGTTTTGGTCCGGTGCTGACAGATAAGTTTGAACGGTTGGGAAGTTCTGTTTTGCGTCAAGTGTTTGTACCTGATGATATTTCGATGATATCCAAGGCCATTCACCGTTTGCTGGCAGAGGGGGCGGAGATGATTGTCACTACAGGCGGCATGTCTGTTGACCCTGATGATGTAACCCCATCCGGTATCCGGGCGGCAGGAGGCCAGATTGTTGCCTACGGTGCACCTACTTTACCTGGTGCCATGTTTATGCTGGCTTATTTCGGAACCGTTCCGGTTTTAGGCTTGCCTGGCTGTGTGATGTATCACAAAAGCACAATATTTGACTTGGTGGTTCCCCGCCTGTTAGCGGGTGAAGTACTGTCCAGGAAGGATATCATAAGGCTCGGGCATGGCGGGTTGTGCCTGGTGTGTGAAGAATGCCGTTATCCTGAATGCGGCTTTGGCAAGGGAAGCTGATTTCATTTTGGGCGTATTTCGGGGAGGAGCAAATCCCCTGAAATATAGATTATTCAATAAGAAGGAGACGAGAAAAGCAGATGCAAAAAAAAGTGCTGAATATCAATGGTTTGCCAAGAACCCTGATTGTTGACCTTGAAGCCAGTCTGGCCAGTGTGCTCAGGGAACAACTACTGCTGACAGGTTGTAAAGTCGGCTGTAATCAAGGTCAATGCGGAACTTGCTCGATCATCATGGATGGCAGAGTGGTACGGTCCTGTGTTATGAAAATGAAGAGAGTTCCTGACGAAGCCAATATCACCACAATTGAAGGTTTGGCTACACCTACCAATCTTCATCCGCTGCAGGTTGCCTGGATGGCTTACGGGTGCGCCCAATGCGGGTTCTGCAGCCCTGGCTTTATTTTGTCGGCCAAGGTCTTACTTGACGAAAACCCGAATCCATCAAGAGAAGAGATTCGCGACTGGTTCCAGAAGCACCGCAACGCTTGCCGCTGCACCGGTTATAAGCCGCTGGTCGATGCCGTTATGGCAGCCGCTAAGGTTATTCGCGGTGAAATGAGGAAAGAAGACCTGTTGTACCAGCCTGTAGGCAATAAGATTTACGGCACTACCTATCATCGTCCGTCCGCCTTGCAGAAAGTCACCGGCACCTGGGATTTCGGCGCCGATGTTGCCCTGCAGATGCCTGCCGGAACGCTGCGCTTAGCGCTTGTTCAGGCAGAAGTATCTCATGCAAATATTAAAGGCATTGACACCACGGAAGCCGAAAAAATGCCTGGTGTTTACAAAGTTGTTACCCACAAGGATGTCAAAGGCAAAAACCGTATCACCGGCCTGATTACCTTCCCGACCAATAAAGGTGACGGCTGGGATCGCCCCATTTTGTGCGACGAGAAAGTATTCCAATATGGTGATGCAATTGCCATAGTTTGTGCCGATACTGAAGAACATGCCAGAGAAGCCGCCCAAAAAGTCAAGGTTGATCTGGAAGTATTGCCTGCCTATATGAGCGCGCCGGCAGCCATGGCACCTGATGCTATCGATATTCATCCCGGCGTGCCTAATACTTACTTTGAGCAAGGGGTCGTCAAGGGTGAGGACACCAAACCCATCATGCAGGACCCTAATGTTGTGACAGTAGAAGTTAATACCTACTGCAGCCGTCAGCCTCATCTGGTGCTGGAACCTGACTGCGGTTGCGCCTATTATGATGAAGAAGGACGTCTGACCGTTCATTCCAAGAGTATCGCGTTGCATTTGCACCATGCTATGATTTGCCCCGGTATTGGTATTGAGCCGGAAAAACTTCGTCTTGTCGCCAACCCCACAGGCGCGACTTTCGGCTATAAGTTCAGCCCGACAAATGAAGCGCTGCTGGCTGTTGCTTGTATGGCTACAGGCAAACCGGTATCCCTGAACTTCAATATGTACCAAATGATTACTTATACCGGTAAACGCTCACCTGTCTTTATGAAATGCAAGCTGGCTGCCGACAAAACAGGCAAACTGCTGGCTATGGAAACAGACTGGGCAATGGATCATGGTCCCTACAGCGAGTTCGGTGATTTGGCAACTCTGCGTCAAGCCCAGTTTACCGGTGCCGGCTACGAGATTCCCAATATTCGCGGCAAAGGACGCACCGTATGCACCAATCATGCATGGGGTTCTGCTTTCCGCGCTTACGGTTCGCCGCAAGCCTTCCTGGCTTCGGAAATTGCCATGGACGAATTGGCAGAGAAACTCGGCATGGATCCGCTGGAATTGCGCTTTAAAAATATTTATCGTCCGGGTGCCACTACACCGACGCAGCAAGTACCGGAAGTGTTCTGCTTTGAGAGTATGTTCAACACCCTCCGGCCGCTTTGGGAAGAAGCCAAAAAGCGTTGCCAGGAGCTCTCCACACCTGAGAAAAAACGCGGTGTAGGCCTGTCACTGGGTATCTACGGCTGCGGGCTTGACGGTCCTGACGGTTCGGTGGCCTGGATAGAACTGAACAAAGATGGCACCATTAGTGTCGGTTCCTCCTGGCAAGACCATGGCCAGGGCGCAGACCTTGCCGCTTTAACCCATGCTCATGAAACCCTGCGGCAAATGGGTATCACCCCGGAACAAATCAAACTTGTGATGAATGATATGGCCTTTACTCCGGCCAGCGGCCCGTCTGGCGGCAGCCGGCAAAATGTAATGACAGGCAATGCCATTCGTGTTGGCTGCGAAATGCTGGTCAATGCCATGCGTAAGCCTGACGGCACCTATCGCACTTATGACGAAATGGTTGCCGAAAATATTCCGCTTCGCTATGACGGCAAATGGGCGGCCTCAATGTGTACTGACTGCAATCCTGATACTGCCAAAGGTGATCCGTTTGCAGTGTACATGTATGAAGTATTTATGCCAGAAGTTGAAGTGGACATGAAGACAGGTAAAGCCAGAGTGGTCAAATTTACAACGGTTGCCGATATTGGCACACTTACCAATAAGGCGACTACTGATGGCCAAATTTATGGCGGTTTGGCACAAGGCATCGGCCTGGCTTTGACCGAGGACTTCGAAGATCTGCAAAAGCATACTAATTTAGTGGCTTGTGGCTTCCCATTCATCCAGGATATTCCGGATGACATAGACATCATTTATAATATCTCACCGCGTGAGCATGGCCCGTATGGTGCCGCCGGTGTAGGCGAAGGCCCGCTTACTGCTCCGCATCCTGCTGTTCTTAACGCCATTTATAATGCTTGTGGCGTACGGGTTTATGCAGTACCGGCACTGCCCGAAAAAATTAAAGCAGGTCTGGAAGCACTGGCTGCCAAAGAACAAGCGGCCGGCAGCAAATAAACAACTAAGCAATAGTGCTTTTCTAAAACGGACTGGAAAGCCGCGAGTATCTTGTGTCACTTAAAATTTGAGATTAGGTGACACAAGGTACTAGGCTTTCCGTTCGTTTTAGAATTTCTCCATACCTGGGAGAGGATGGTTCACATGGATCAAAAAGTATTGCGTCAACGGGAAGCGAAGTGTGTACAGGAAAGTCCGCCCGGCTGTACTGCCAGATGTCCTGTTCATGTCGATGTCCGGGGTATGGCTAAGGCTGTACGCAAGGAAGATTACACGGCAGGCTTTGCTTTGTTTCACAGAATGATTCCTTTTCCGGGAATTATCAGCAGGATTTGCGACCAGCCCTGTCGACAGGGGTGCAAACGTAACGAAATTGATGAGCCAATTTTTATCAGAGCGTTAGAGCAGGCTTGTGTGGACAATAACAGCACAATACCCAATGTTTTATTGCCACCGGCCAAAAAACAGAAAGTGGCCATTGTGGGTGCCGGTCTGAGCGGTTTGACGGTGGCTGTTGAGCTTGGACGCAAGGGTTACCAGCTGGTCATTTTTGAAGCGACAGATCGCCTGGGAGGAAGTATCTGGGGGATCCCCGCCGAACAGTTGCCCCGGGAAGTGAT
Proteins encoded in this window:
- a CDS encoding sigma-54-dependent Fis family transcriptional regulator gives rise to the protein MVVYAENTCDGTLAGWLSFTATLKSIDKSYKHSIRPEILDSWVRCRQARVNPNDDGVHHQLDQYSLRAVLRENQELITIAKPFMDNLYQIVAGSGFVVVLTDIRGYIMEILGDKDTLKNPMTVSFFQGANWSEKEAGTNAIGTALVTRKPIQVSGSEHYCRKHHCLTCSAAPILDEKGKVLGILDVSGKSTAAHLHTLGMVVAATEAIMAQLAIRRKNNELRVMNSRLTNIFNTMSDGVIMIDNNGVISELNPVAKKILGFGPTKFETKQPLQVESIFGAQSTIIRRIITCKESCADIEIMLDTNCGLSHYLATGEPVADEQGVVTGGVIILRPMKQIQNLVNRFSGHYGTLKFSDIIGESKAILEAVRIASLAATCISSVLLQGESGTGKEIFAQAIHNRSDRSAGPFIAVNCGAIPRELIGSELFGYEDGAFTGAKRGGKPGKFELACGGTLFLDEIGDMPLEQQVALLRVLQERKVNRIGSDKVIPVDVRVICATNKSLLKEVEKGTFRKDLYYRLNVIAITIPPLRERSEDIVPLFNYFLDRLDKHGRNFRVSPAVIERIVQYDWPGNVRELQNVVERIVSLTEGEMVNLINLPKEICTWQPTNPTSPNPDNGNGFYPARHVVEVCRGREGRRFLLEENERQEILSLLSAHRGNVSLTARTMGVSRNTLYRKMKQYAIYN
- a CDS encoding molybdopterin-binding protein; this encodes MKVVPVYQAEGMVLCHDVTEIIPGKRKGKAFRKGHVIRRDDIPRLLTIGKENIYVWEVNEQTLHENDAALRFAQAIAGPGLSLAEASEGKVEITASIRGLLKINGEALERINDIEQVAAATLHSNQIVDAGKKVAGCKIIPLVIGNEKLKQIEQIGIDCYPVVEVKPLQACKVGVVTTGSEVYHGRITDCFGPVLTDKFERLGSSVLRQVFVPDDISMISKAIHRLLAEGAEMIVTTGGMSVDPDDVTPSGIRAAGGQIVAYGAPTLPGAMFMLAYFGTVPVLGLPGCVMYHKSTIFDLVVPRLLAGEVLSRKDIIRLGHGGLCLVCEECRYPECGFGKGS
- a CDS encoding molybdopterin-dependent aldehyde oxidoreductase: MQKKVLNINGLPRTLIVDLEASLASVLREQLLLTGCKVGCNQGQCGTCSIIMDGRVVRSCVMKMKRVPDEANITTIEGLATPTNLHPLQVAWMAYGCAQCGFCSPGFILSAKVLLDENPNPSREEIRDWFQKHRNACRCTGYKPLVDAVMAAAKVIRGEMRKEDLLYQPVGNKIYGTTYHRPSALQKVTGTWDFGADVALQMPAGTLRLALVQAEVSHANIKGIDTTEAEKMPGVYKVVTHKDVKGKNRITGLITFPTNKGDGWDRPILCDEKVFQYGDAIAIVCADTEEHAREAAQKVKVDLEVLPAYMSAPAAMAPDAIDIHPGVPNTYFEQGVVKGEDTKPIMQDPNVVTVEVNTYCSRQPHLVLEPDCGCAYYDEEGRLTVHSKSIALHLHHAMICPGIGIEPEKLRLVANPTGATFGYKFSPTNEALLAVACMATGKPVSLNFNMYQMITYTGKRSPVFMKCKLAADKTGKLLAMETDWAMDHGPYSEFGDLATLRQAQFTGAGYEIPNIRGKGRTVCTNHAWGSAFRAYGSPQAFLASEIAMDELAEKLGMDPLELRFKNIYRPGATTPTQQVPEVFCFESMFNTLRPLWEEAKKRCQELSTPEKKRGVGLSLGIYGCGLDGPDGSVAWIELNKDGTISVGSSWQDHGQGADLAALTHAHETLRQMGITPEQIKLVMNDMAFTPASGPSGGSRQNVMTGNAIRVGCEMLVNAMRKPDGTYRTYDEMVAENIPLRYDGKWAASMCTDCNPDTAKGDPFAVYMYEVFMPEVEVDMKTGKARVVKFTTVADIGTLTNKATTDGQIYGGLAQGIGLALTEDFEDLQKHTNLVACGFPFIQDIPDDIDIIYNISPREHGPYGAAGVGEGPLTAPHPAVLNAIYNACGVRVYAVPALPEKIKAGLEALAAKEQAAGSK